The following proteins are co-located in the Spirosoma montaniterrae genome:
- a CDS encoding family 43 glycosylhydrolase has translation MKFTLYGLIALFMLPGYVFSQQRTFTNPIKNSGPDPWVLQQNGWYYYMNTTGTNLTLWRTRNVADLANAEKKIIFTPPPGKPYSKELWAPEIHFVRGKWYVYVAADSLNNLSHRIWVLENPSADPFQGEWTVKGKLADPGDHWAIDLTVLEHKGKLYAAWSGWEGEKNGRQDIYLARLKNPWTMRGKRVKLSQPDLPWERHGATPIEWQQKNGEPPLILVNEGPEFLQNGNRLFVVYSANACWLDYCLGLLTHTGGSLLKAKNWTKSPQPVFVQSSENNVWAPGHGGFFVDGKGQNWMIYHANPSETDGCGNKRAPHIQPFTWQTDGSPNFGKPMPKTPMPVPGE, from the coding sequence ATGAAATTTACTCTTTATGGGCTGATTGCTCTGTTCATGCTGCCCGGCTATGTGTTCAGCCAACAGCGCACCTTTACCAACCCCATCAAAAACTCCGGACCCGACCCGTGGGTGCTGCAACAGAACGGCTGGTATTATTACATGAACACAACCGGCACCAATCTGACGCTCTGGCGCACGCGCAACGTGGCCGACCTTGCCAACGCCGAGAAGAAAATTATTTTTACACCCCCACCTGGCAAACCGTACTCTAAAGAACTCTGGGCACCCGAAATTCACTTCGTTCGGGGCAAGTGGTATGTATACGTAGCCGCCGACTCGCTCAACAACCTGAGCCATCGAATCTGGGTACTCGAAAACCCTTCTGCCGACCCGTTTCAGGGCGAATGGACCGTGAAAGGCAAATTAGCCGACCCCGGCGACCATTGGGCCATTGACCTAACGGTACTCGAACACAAAGGCAAACTCTACGCGGCCTGGTCGGGCTGGGAGGGCGAAAAAAACGGACGGCAGGATATTTACTTGGCCCGACTCAAAAACCCGTGGACCATGCGCGGCAAACGCGTAAAACTGTCGCAGCCCGATCTGCCCTGGGAGCGGCACGGAGCCACGCCGATTGAATGGCAGCAGAAAAACGGCGAACCCCCGTTGATTTTAGTGAACGAAGGCCCCGAATTTCTGCAAAACGGGAACCGGCTCTTTGTCGTGTATTCGGCCAATGCCTGCTGGCTCGATTACTGCCTCGGCCTGCTCACACACACGGGTGGCAGTTTGCTGAAGGCTAAGAACTGGACGAAATCGCCCCAGCCAGTGTTTGTGCAATCGTCGGAAAATAACGTCTGGGCACCCGGTCATGGCGGTTTTTTTGTGGATGGTAAAGGGCAGAACTGGATGATCTACCACGCTAACCCGTCAGAAACCGACGGTTGTGGCAACAAACGCGCTCCGCACATTCAGCCGTTTACGTGGCAGACCGATGGTTCGCCTAACTTTGGTAAGCCGATGCCCAAAACGCCAATGCCCGTGCCGGGTGAATAG